One Chitinophagaceae bacterium C216 genomic window carries:
- a CDS encoding TonB-dependent receptor P26, translating to MNYGYLKATFFACVLMLVFIRLDAQEAASIKGVVYEKASKKPLTGVSVMLVNRNDLAIAGTMSQADGSFEIVLAEQAYKIVFTNIGYTTQEFVINNKRYFEVAMVEDAGTIEDVTVVSTIKKKADLGFLSIDRRELSSAVASVDLENTDKMPVTNVDQLLQGMAPGIQVVAASGDPGAAASIRIRGISSISGMNDPLWIIDGAEVIGNDYKVSSITDFGFSPIGDLDPSDIASIDILKDASATALYGSRGANGVIVIQTKRGKRGKAQLQINSKFTLTEVPRTIPMLSGDEQRIYYIEKTSGGIDDGTSYPQLRGDLTRSDAWMYNNNTDWMDVITRKGIYQQYNTALTGGGDRLNYYWGLGYANQYGTTKGTGYDRFNTRFNLNYRVSDKLRVQADLNYTNSLTDKRGQNHPIQSEGQELNPLLIARQTPAYYPVYSKNGLNYFVDRTETISALSRYNPLALIDYSTYLTKANRFMANTAIEYKILSNLEFRTQVSTDFRESADEYFLPGYATNAIPGENVYNAGVQTEGYQLMINNNNRLTWNALRLTDHRLTFTGVVTYNINRNNSTKIEYYNGGSPELRSADASAIISNATGTYGASKYLGMFIQGHYALKDQYYLTITGKSEGDSRYGDDNPYSVFPAIGAAWEINKARFMQNVEWINFLKPRFAYGVTGNLPSLDNLYDIAYGTGTGYLGETYTYPSKFASDNLREERTTEYNAGLDWGMFNDRVTGQLDFYSRTTRNLLLEERLSSTLGYSSQYINFGTVRNSGWELGITAIILKGGGNKLRWKSFFNIATNRNKLLELPPLFNEQAFQVSAYGFTSKLQEGDVIGGFYGYRALGVYARDEDAILRDDEGNIIYEADGITPKYMRYGSATGRQFAGGDMIYEDVNKDGVINELDRVQIGDANPLFYGGWNNTFNYKNWVLTVNFQYQSGNHIINATRIQMEQMRYSHNQSRSIMARWRRQGDVTDIPRAQPDNSWNAVASTRWVEDGSYLRLKTVSLTYNASKQFLQKLGLGIKQLSFFVTGYNLYTWTKYLGLDPEVPITGSVALFGIDRSTTAPSRQYTVGLNIHL from the coding sequence ATGAATTATGGCTATTTGAAAGCAACATTCTTTGCTTGCGTGCTTATGTTGGTGTTTATTAGACTAGATGCTCAGGAAGCGGCTAGCATTAAGGGCGTTGTATATGAAAAGGCTTCTAAAAAACCGTTGACCGGAGTTTCTGTTATGCTTGTAAACAGAAATGATCTTGCTATTGCGGGAACTATGTCTCAGGCTGATGGCTCTTTTGAGATAGTATTAGCGGAACAGGCTTATAAAATAGTATTTACTAATATAGGTTATACTACTCAAGAGTTTGTTATCAATAATAAGAGATATTTTGAAGTGGCCATGGTAGAGGACGCCGGTACGATAGAAGATGTTACTGTAGTGTCTACCATAAAGAAAAAAGCCGACCTCGGTTTTTTGTCTATTGATCGTCGTGAGTTGTCTAGTGCTGTAGCTTCCGTTGATCTGGAAAATACCGATAAAATGCCTGTAACTAATGTTGATCAACTTTTGCAAGGTATGGCACCAGGGATACAGGTGGTTGCCGCCAGTGGCGATCCGGGTGCTGCTGCCAGCATTAGAATAAGAGGTATTTCCAGCATATCCGGTATGAATGATCCTTTGTGGATTATTGACGGGGCCGAGGTTATCGGTAATGATTACAAAGTGTCCAGTATCACAGATTTTGGTTTTAGCCCTATCGGAGATTTGGATCCGTCAGATATTGCTTCTATTGATATTTTGAAGGATGCATCAGCTACGGCTCTTTACGGTTCTCGAGGGGCGAACGGTGTGATTGTAATTCAGACTAAAAGAGGAAAACGAGGAAAAGCTCAACTGCAGATTAACTCAAAATTTACATTGACTGAAGTGCCCCGCACCATCCCAATGCTATCGGGAGATGAACAACGTATTTATTATATTGAGAAAACATCCGGAGGTATTGATGATGGAACATCTTATCCACAATTAAGAGGTGATCTAACTCGTTCGGATGCATGGATGTATAATAATAATACCGATTGGATGGATGTTATTACACGGAAGGGTATCTATCAGCAATACAATACTGCATTAACAGGTGGTGGGGATCGTCTCAATTACTACTGGGGGTTGGGATATGCCAATCAGTATGGTACTACAAAAGGAACCGGATATGATCGTTTTAATACACGCTTTAATCTCAATTACAGAGTATCGGATAAATTAAGAGTTCAGGCCGATTTAAATTATACCAATTCTTTAACTGATAAAAGAGGGCAGAATCATCCTATTCAAAGTGAAGGACAAGAATTAAATCCTTTGCTGATAGCACGACAGACTCCTGCGTATTACCCCGTATACTCCAAAAATGGACTAAACTATTTTGTTGATAGAACAGAGACCATATCTGCTCTTAGCAGATATAATCCTTTAGCCCTAATCGACTATTCTACCTATCTTACTAAGGCTAACCGCTTTATGGCGAATACAGCCATAGAGTATAAAATTCTGAGTAATCTGGAGTTTAGAACTCAGGTTTCTACTGACTTCAGGGAATCTGCGGATGAATATTTTTTACCGGGATATGCTACCAATGCAATACCGGGAGAGAATGTTTATAATGCCGGAGTACAAACCGAAGGGTATCAATTGATGATTAATAACAATAATCGCCTCACCTGGAATGCACTACGCTTGACGGATCATCGATTGACTTTTACAGGAGTAGTTACCTATAATATCAACAGAAATAACTCCACCAAAATTGAGTATTATAATGGAGGGTCACCGGAATTAAGATCCGCCGATGCCTCTGCGATTATCTCTAATGCTACTGGAACCTATGGTGCAAGTAAGTATTTGGGGATGTTTATTCAGGGACACTACGCATTAAAAGATCAGTATTATCTGACTATTACCGGAAAAAGTGAAGGCGATTCTCGTTATGGGGACGATAATCCTTACTCTGTATTTCCGGCTATTGGTGCTGCATGGGAGATCAATAAGGCTAGGTTTATGCAAAATGTGGAATGGATTAATTTCCTTAAACCTCGATTTGCTTACGGTGTTACCGGGAATTTACCTTCACTGGATAACTTATATGATATTGCTTATGGTACCGGCACAGGATATTTAGGAGAAACCTATACGTATCCATCAAAGTTTGCAAGTGATAATCTTAGAGAAGAAAGGACAACAGAATATAATGCAGGTTTGGACTGGGGAATGTTTAATGATAGAGTAACAGGACAATTAGATTTTTATTCGCGCACAACAAGAAATCTTTTGTTGGAAGAACGATTGTCTTCTACTCTGGGATATTCTTCTCAATATATCAACTTTGGGACCGTACGTAATAGTGGCTGGGAGTTGGGCATAACGGCTATTATACTGAAAGGCGGAGGGAATAAGTTACGCTGGAAATCCTTTTTTAACATTGCTACAAATAGAAACAAGCTACTAGAATTACCTCCATTGTTTAATGAACAGGCGTTTCAAGTGAGCGCTTATGGATTTACATCCAAACTGCAAGAAGGAGATGTAATTGGAGGATTCTATGGATATAGAGCACTAGGCGTATACGCAAGAGACGAGGATGCAATACTTAGAGATGATGAGGGAAATATTATTTATGAAGCAGATGGTATTACTCCTAAATACATGAGATACGGATCAGCAACTGGCCGGCAGTTTGCGGGTGGAGATATGATTTATGAAGATGTTAATAAAGATGGTGTGATTAATGAGCTAGATCGTGTACAAATAGGTGATGCAAATCCATTATTCTATGGGGGATGGAATAATACATTCAATTATAAAAATTGGGTACTCACCGTTAATTTTCAATATCAGTCAGGCAATCATATTATCAATGCTACGCGCATACAAATGGAACAGATGCGCTACTCTCATAATCAGTCAAGATCGATTATGGCACGTTGGAGAAGACAAGGGGATGTAACTGATATTCCTCGAGCTCAGCCTGATAATAGTTGGAACGCCGTAGCCTCTACCCGGTGGGTGGAAGATGGATCCTATCTACGTTTAAAGACTGTATCTCTAACTTATAATGCTAGTAAACAGTTTCTTCAAAAGTTAGGTCTTGGAATAAAGCAATTATCATTTTTTGTAACTGGTTATAATCTGTATACATGGACGAAGTATCTGGGGCTGGATCCCGAAGTGCCTATTACCGGAAGTGTAGCGCTATTTGGTATAGACAGAAGTACTACAGCTCCTTCACGTCAGTATACAGTAGGATTAAATATTCATTTATAA
- the garP gene encoding putative galactarate transporter: MKGKVYPWVVVALLWVVGLLNYLDRQMLSTMRPAMEVDIVELQSAENFGVLMSIFLWLYGFMSPACGVIADKISRKGLIVVSLFIWSAVTLLMGYASTFEQLKWLRAIMGISEAVYIPAALSLIADYHTSKTRSLAVGIHMTGLYVGQALGGFGATLAKEYSWQNTFFGFGLAGVVYAAVLFFLLKEKRGDNSNDTIAVTSKSGLFSGISWLLTNIAFWVILLYFAIPSLPGWATKNWLPTLFSDTLNIEMSKAGPIATITIAASSFLGVIFGGLLSDRWVQRNIRGRIYTSAIGIFLTIPSIILLGFGNTIAILVLAAILFGIGFGMFDANNMPILCQFVPARYRATAYGLMNMVGVFFGAFITSFLGRSTDAGSLGRDFALMSVVVLVVLILQLIVLRPKNQEMV; encoded by the coding sequence ATGAAGGGTAAAGTGTATCCATGGGTAGTAGTTGCCTTATTGTGGGTAGTCGGATTATTAAATTATCTCGACAGGCAGATGCTGTCTACCATGCGCCCTGCAATGGAAGTTGATATTGTTGAGTTACAAAGCGCAGAAAATTTCGGCGTTCTAATGTCTATATTTTTATGGTTATACGGATTTATGAGTCCCGCATGCGGTGTTATCGCAGATAAGATTAGTAGAAAGGGTTTAATAGTGGTAAGTTTATTTATTTGGTCGGCCGTTACACTTCTAATGGGCTATGCAAGCACCTTTGAGCAGCTGAAATGGTTGCGAGCTATTATGGGAATTAGTGAAGCTGTTTATATTCCTGCCGCACTATCATTGATAGCCGATTATCATACTTCTAAAACACGTTCCCTTGCTGTAGGTATTCATATGACTGGTTTGTATGTAGGGCAGGCACTGGGCGGTTTTGGCGCTACTCTTGCAAAGGAATACTCATGGCAAAATACTTTTTTCGGTTTTGGGTTAGCAGGGGTTGTTTATGCAGCAGTATTATTTTTTCTACTTAAGGAAAAGAGAGGGGATAATAGTAATGATACAATAGCGGTAACATCTAAGTCTGGATTGTTTTCCGGTATAAGCTGGTTGTTGACTAATATAGCATTTTGGGTGATACTACTATATTTTGCGATTCCCAGCCTACCTGGATGGGCTACTAAAAATTGGCTGCCTACGTTATTTTCCGATACACTAAATATTGAGATGTCGAAAGCAGGTCCTATAGCTACCATAACAATTGCAGCATCATCGTTTCTGGGGGTCATTTTTGGAGGCCTTTTATCCGACAGGTGGGTGCAGCGAAATATAAGAGGACGAATTTATACCAGCGCTATTGGAATATTTCTAACCATTCCTTCGATAATATTATTAGGATTTGGAAATACGATTGCAATACTAGTATTAGCTGCTATATTATTTGGTATTGGTTTTGGAATGTTCGATGCCAATAATATGCCTATTCTTTGCCAGTTTGTTCCTGCTCGATATCGTGCTACAGCATATGGATTAATGAATATGGTAGGGGTATTCTTTGGCGCTTTTATTACAAGTTTTTTAGGTCGTTCAACCGATGCAGGCAGTTTGGGAAGAGACTTTGCGCTTATGTCTGTAGTTGTGTTAGTTGTATTGATATTACAGTTGATTGTATTGCGTCCCAAAAATCAGGAGATGGTTTAA
- the nanM gene encoding N-acetylneuraminate epimerase produces the protein MKGIILFTLSIIVSMLVIAQEKYKKFHVWESFTNIPDSVGFAGAFAGVINGRLVVAGGSNFPNGGAPWRGSAKVWYDDIYVLDSPMGEWKHMAKLPKKLGYGVSISLPWGMLLIGGSDEDGHYADVYQLQYSDGKIIIDTLPSLPIPLANSCGALVGSKVYVAGGQQQPSDLETLRTLFCLDLNDMTHGWRRLADIPGPSRMLAVAASDEECFYVFSGAQLINGKRKYLTDAYRLKADKWERIEDLPVATVAAPTPAYATSEGIYVFGGDDGTLANSDLRERHPGFSKNIIRYDKANNEWRKAGEIKVQIHQDAILQPNNSIWAPVTTTAVLWEERYVLPGGEVRPATRTPRVIAVKLD, from the coding sequence ATGAAAGGAATTATTTTATTCACACTTAGTATTATAGTATCGATGTTGGTTATTGCTCAGGAGAAGTATAAGAAATTCCATGTTTGGGAATCTTTTACAAATATTCCAGATTCAGTAGGATTTGCAGGTGCCTTTGCCGGAGTTATTAATGGCAGATTGGTTGTGGCTGGAGGATCCAATTTTCCTAATGGCGGGGCTCCGTGGCGAGGTTCGGCAAAAGTATGGTACGACGATATCTATGTGTTAGATTCTCCTATGGGAGAGTGGAAACATATGGCCAAGTTACCTAAGAAGCTTGGATATGGTGTATCTATTTCTTTACCATGGGGCATGCTATTGATCGGCGGTAGTGATGAAGACGGACATTATGCAGATGTGTATCAACTGCAGTATAGTGATGGCAAAATTATTATAGACACATTGCCGTCACTGCCCATTCCATTGGCTAATAGTTGTGGAGCGCTGGTAGGAAGTAAAGTGTATGTAGCAGGAGGACAGCAACAACCTTCAGATTTGGAGACACTGCGAACTTTATTCTGTCTGGATTTAAATGATATGACTCATGGCTGGCGAAGACTGGCTGATATTCCAGGCCCATCTCGGATGTTGGCTGTGGCGGCTTCGGATGAGGAGTGTTTTTATGTTTTCAGCGGCGCACAGCTTATTAATGGCAAACGAAAATATCTTACAGATGCATATCGACTTAAAGCAGATAAATGGGAACGAATTGAGGATTTGCCGGTTGCTACAGTAGCAGCTCCTACGCCAGCTTATGCAACGAGTGAGGGTATATATGTATTTGGAGGAGATGATGGAACGCTGGCCAATAGTGATTTGCGGGAGCGACATCCCGGCTTTTCAAAGAATATTATTCGTTATGATAAAGCAAATAACGAATGGAGAAAGGCTGGTGAGATTAAAGTGCAAATACATCAGGATGCCATTTTACAGCCTAACAATAGCATATGGGCTCCGGTAACGACTACTGCAGTATTATGGGAAGAGCGATATGTTTTGCCAGGGGGTGAAGTAAGACCAGCTACGCGTACTCCTAGAGTAATTGCAGTGAAATTGGACTAA
- the nanA gene encoding N-acetylneuraminate lyase, which translates to MHRRKTEGLLAATFSTFDENNELKLELIPIVVERLIADGVKGVFVGGTNGEGLSMSTEERMAVTEAYVKASNGRIQVFAHVGHSSIKEAQKLAAHAQQVGVDAISAVAAFYFKPSSAANLADCMAQIAMAAPELPFYYYHMPAITGVSVSVISFLQHAAPIIPNLAGVKYTANTLHEYQDCLRFEEGKYDILFGYDELLLPALVMGARGAIGSTYSFAAPMYHKVMQLFNEGKLAEAASAQYDCNEMIRALAKYPSIPTQKEIIRLDGLDLGGCRYPLRRLNEVQVAELKQYLDAINFFKKLELARKEYACQSSVDV; encoded by the coding sequence ATGCATAGGAGAAAAACGGAAGGGCTGCTCGCGGCTACGTTTAGTACTTTTGATGAAAACAACGAGTTGAAACTGGAGTTGATTCCGATTGTAGTAGAAAGACTAATTGCAGATGGCGTAAAGGGGGTATTTGTTGGCGGTACTAATGGTGAAGGATTAAGTATGAGTACCGAAGAGCGCATGGCGGTAACTGAAGCGTACGTTAAAGCTTCTAATGGACGAATTCAGGTATTTGCTCATGTGGGACATAGTTCTATTAAAGAAGCACAAAAACTTGCAGCACATGCTCAGCAAGTAGGTGTAGATGCAATATCAGCCGTTGCTGCATTTTATTTTAAGCCTTCTTCAGCTGCTAATCTGGCGGACTGCATGGCTCAGATCGCAATGGCTGCACCAGAACTTCCTTTTTACTACTATCACATGCCGGCTATAACCGGGGTGTCTGTATCTGTAATCTCCTTCTTACAACATGCAGCTCCTATTATTCCCAATTTGGCTGGAGTAAAGTATACAGCTAATACTTTGCACGAGTACCAAGACTGCTTGCGTTTTGAAGAAGGTAAATATGATATTTTATTTGGCTACGACGAGTTGTTATTGCCTGCTTTGGTAATGGGAGCCAGAGGAGCTATTGGTAGTACTTACAGTTTTGCGGCTCCCATGTACCATAAGGTGATGCAGCTATTTAACGAAGGAAAACTTGCCGAAGCTGCTTCAGCTCAGTACGACTGTAATGAAATGATTCGGGCTTTGGCTAAGTATCCTTCTATACCTACTCAAAAGGAGATAATTAGATTGGACGGACTAGATCTAGGAGGATGTAGATATCCGCTCAGAAGATTGAATGAAGTACAGGTTGCGGAACTGAAGCAGTATCTGGATGCGATAAACTTTTTTAAAAAACTGGAACTCGCCCGCAAGGAGTATGCTTGCCAAAGCTCAGTTGATGTATGA